A genome region from Maridesulfovibrio salexigens DSM 2638 includes the following:
- a CDS encoding efflux RND transporter permease subunit: MKNLMRFTLKQTVFINIIFILLMIVGVFSMTDLPVERYPNVHMGKVVISGFLPGASPSDVEALVTKKIEDALDDLENVEYIRSRSFRERSSIMVKFLDDTDYAKGYDELRFRVLSIQNDLPREMDPPTFMEINVSEWLPVIRVCLVGDRANRALSMMADEMKVQLRKIPGVNEVEVEGEYTREFHVNLDPHKLVRFKLTFDDVARALADANISIPAGDFSAAGGEYVIVVDERFRTREEIAETIVRMDGDGSFVTVGDVLSDARVSYRDPQVITSINGRNAVTLKVVKSLDGNAVTIAEEVEKISDSFKSALEKEGVELVLTSDQRLHIEDAINTLGMNLLVGIVLVFVVIYLVMGFRNAMLTTIGVPFAFLVTMIIMKLTGNSLNQITLFSFVLVSGIIVDDAIVVVENIFRHVQEGKPLKEAVIDGTSEVFLPVVSATATTVAAFLPMLIMSGSTGEFFAQVPKAVTFALIASLIECLLILPPHFLDWPGAKGLMKNREKHSREPAFMRPLRRWTDKFLSVVARFRFISLTVVFGAFISALFILGVSISGKLPLIKIKFFPDDYSLYYIELEGPVATPIEVTSDKLKRISVFVEKMGPGMAKSATAFAGFYQNEDYEMVHGSNLGNIVVELPAKDKQIFADAPENDPGAHLEFMRKELEKFAETGWTFRVRPEKDGPPAGKDINIRILGADHGSVKGLTAAIMKFIKDNDKLGPHLVNLATDDGTPNRIFRFEPINERVAEYGLTPKQVAGLSGSVLDGRFVGEFRLSDEDVDLRLKIDPQYLNTPEDALSVPVLEHNESPVRIGDICDVSIYMEPGQFNRFMSQRAVTITANIKSGSRLSSPAAVNMVSKFYDSVRTEYPGATVNFSGEYESTRKSYTSLVYAFMTAILIIYLILATQFQSYAQPVIILSAVIFSLTGVILGTFFSQTIFTVNSFIATVGVTGVVVNDSLVLLDFMNKLYKSGMDRKAAMREGVRIRLRPILLTTLTTTLGLLPMAVGFPSYSLVWGAMASTFVTGLCTATFLTLFIIPIEWDLLMGFMEWREKRKMQRAK; the protein is encoded by the coding sequence ATGAAAAATTTAATGCGTTTTACTCTTAAACAGACTGTTTTCATCAACATCATTTTTATCCTGTTGATGATTGTTGGAGTCTTCAGCATGACTGACCTGCCTGTTGAGCGTTACCCCAACGTTCATATGGGTAAGGTCGTCATATCCGGTTTTCTTCCCGGTGCCTCTCCGTCTGACGTGGAAGCACTGGTAACCAAGAAGATTGAGGATGCGCTGGATGATCTTGAAAACGTGGAATATATCCGTTCCCGTTCATTTAGAGAGCGGTCCAGTATCATGGTTAAATTCCTTGATGATACTGACTATGCCAAGGGATACGATGAACTTCGTTTCCGGGTGCTTTCCATCCAGAATGACCTTCCTCGAGAAATGGACCCGCCTACTTTTATGGAAATTAATGTCAGTGAATGGCTTCCGGTAATCAGGGTCTGCCTTGTGGGGGACCGCGCAAACCGTGCCCTGTCCATGATGGCTGATGAAATGAAGGTCCAGCTGCGCAAGATTCCGGGCGTAAATGAAGTAGAGGTTGAAGGGGAATATACCCGCGAATTTCACGTAAATCTTGATCCCCATAAACTGGTCCGTTTCAAGCTGACCTTTGATGATGTTGCCCGCGCTTTGGCTGATGCAAATATTTCCATCCCCGCCGGAGACTTTTCCGCTGCCGGGGGCGAGTATGTGATCGTTGTGGATGAGCGTTTCCGTACCCGTGAGGAAATTGCTGAAACCATCGTGCGTATGGACGGTGACGGATCGTTCGTTACCGTAGGCGATGTGCTCAGTGATGCACGAGTTTCCTACCGTGATCCGCAGGTGATCACTTCTATTAACGGCCGTAACGCAGTTACCCTCAAGGTTGTGAAATCCTTGGATGGTAATGCAGTGACCATTGCTGAGGAAGTGGAGAAAATATCTGATTCATTCAAGAGCGCTCTGGAGAAGGAAGGAGTAGAGCTTGTATTGACCAGTGACCAGCGGCTGCACATTGAGGATGCTATCAATACTCTGGGCATGAACCTGCTGGTGGGGATTGTACTTGTCTTTGTGGTTATCTATCTGGTCATGGGCTTCAGAAATGCCATGCTGACCACCATCGGGGTTCCTTTCGCTTTTCTGGTAACTATGATCATTATGAAGCTTACCGGGAACTCCCTGAACCAGATTACGCTTTTTTCATTTGTGCTGGTCAGCGGGATTATCGTGGATGACGCCATTGTGGTAGTGGAGAATATTTTCCGGCACGTGCAGGAAGGTAAGCCTCTAAAAGAAGCAGTCATTGACGGAACATCAGAGGTCTTCCTGCCAGTTGTTTCAGCAACAGCCACCACGGTTGCCGCCTTCCTGCCCATGCTGATTATGAGCGGATCTACCGGGGAATTTTTCGCGCAGGTGCCAAAGGCAGTAACTTTTGCTCTTATTGCCTCTTTGATTGAGTGCCTGTTGATTCTTCCGCCACATTTTCTTGATTGGCCCGGTGCTAAAGGACTGATGAAGAATCGGGAAAAGCATTCCCGTGAACCGGCTTTCATGCGTCCTTTACGTAGATGGACTGATAAGTTCCTTTCTGTGGTTGCCCGTTTCAGATTTATTTCTCTGACTGTGGTTTTCGGGGCATTTATTTCAGCCTTGTTTATCCTTGGTGTTTCCATTTCAGGGAAACTTCCGCTTATAAAAATCAAGTTTTTCCCTGATGATTATTCCCTTTACTATATTGAGCTGGAAGGTCCGGTGGCTACGCCTATTGAAGTTACTTCCGATAAGCTGAAACGTATTTCGGTCTTTGTGGAAAAGATGGGTCCGGGTATGGCCAAGTCTGCTACCGCTTTTGCCGGTTTTTACCAGAACGAAGATTATGAAATGGTTCATGGCTCCAACCTCGGTAATATTGTGGTTGAACTTCCGGCTAAGGATAAGCAGATCTTTGCTGATGCCCCGGAAAACGATCCCGGTGCGCATTTGGAATTTATGCGTAAGGAGCTGGAAAAATTCGCTGAAACAGGTTGGACATTCCGGGTCCGTCCTGAAAAAGACGGTCCTCCTGCGGGTAAGGATATCAATATCAGGATTCTCGGTGCTGACCATGGATCAGTTAAGGGACTGACTGCGGCGATCATGAAATTTATTAAGGATAACGATAAACTCGGCCCGCATCTGGTTAACCTCGCAACTGATGACGGAACGCCTAACCGTATTTTCCGTTTTGAACCAATTAATGAAAGGGTGGCTGAATACGGGCTGACACCGAAACAGGTTGCCGGTCTTTCCGGATCGGTGCTTGATGGCCGTTTTGTGGGTGAATTCAGGCTTTCTGATGAGGATGTCGACCTGCGCTTGAAAATTGATCCCCAATACCTCAATACCCCGGAAGATGCTCTCTCCGTGCCGGTGCTGGAGCATAATGAAAGTCCGGTGCGGATCGGGGATATCTGCGATGTATCCATTTATATGGAACCGGGGCAGTTCAACCGGTTTATGAGTCAGCGTGCAGTGACCATCACAGCCAATATCAAGTCCGGGTCGCGGCTTTCATCTCCTGCGGCAGTTAATATGGTCAGCAAGTTTTATGACTCTGTGCGTACCGAGTATCCCGGTGCAACGGTGAACTTTTCCGGTGAATATGAGTCCACCCGCAAATCATACACTTCGCTGGTTTATGCCTTTATGACCGCTATCCTGATCATTTACCTGATTCTGGCTACGCAGTTTCAGTCGTATGCTCAGCCTGTGATCATCCTTTCGGCGGTGATATTCTCGCTTACCGGAGTAATTCTGGGGACGTTCTTTTCCCAGACCATTTTCACGGTGAACAGTTTTATCGCCACTGTAGGGGTAACCGGGGTTGTAGTTAACGATTCGCTTGTCTTGCTGGATTTTATGAACAAGCTCTACAAATCGGGTATGGACCGCAAAGCCGCAATGCGCGAAGGGGTGCGCATCCGTTTGCGGCCTATCCTCTTAACAACCTTGACCACTACACTCGGCTTGTTGCCCATGGCGGTAGGTTTTCCTTCTTACTCCCTTGTCTGGGGGGCTATGGCTTCAACATTTGTTACGGGCCTTTGCACTGCCACTTTCCTGACCCTATTTATCATTCCCATTGAATGGGATTTATTGATGGGTTTTATGGAATGGCGAGAGAAGCGAAAAATGCAACGTGCAAAGTAA